One Alphaproteobacteria bacterium LSUCC0396 genomic region harbors:
- a CDS encoding TonB-dependent receptor plug domain-containing protein gives MNRRKVRLTAAVLSLLATSAGAQETFELDDIIISGGNNPVSSAHIATPHSIISQQDIVEATDKNIAQLLRAIPGLNVSSTGSATNQVRIRGGEGNHILVLIDGIEAGGGADDEYYFSGISASQVERIEIMRGPQTVFFGPSASSGVINIITKAPSREQFTALEMSAGKQNFIDFSQNFLIGKTQALISASIEEDQGHDASYLNGDKDGIKRDTLRWRSNSTTDNGTDIKFNLRIANETYDYDGVDYTPQSHLDYVIDKPYTGKRDEMLGGLNIKRLFNGGRSSHELSLRSTQYKSSIDENGVRTATANITSWTMKYHLHRSFQGGSLNEATTSGSFIVEKSTDKNNLAPALKREPIAFGLEFRHRFPDATSLQAGYRSESSEQFATAKTWKLAALKPLSDNTTITFDSGTGVVNPSYCEIYGGPACYDTTGNPNLKPEKNLSYSLGVKQGFSLAKSTLKITAFKETLTDEIKAGPWPAYFPTNLSGKSNRHGVELEFQAYPSEKTSVHSNYTYVISRDANKEIEVRRPRHELFIRGQYFWGANDGIIELNLKNIAGNRDIYPTDYASQKMPDYTIFGLKSSWNFNGIRFGAGISNLFDGNSSDTWGYRNPGRSFHLTAASRW, from the coding sequence ATGAACAGAAGAAAAGTACGCCTAACAGCAGCCGTATTATCACTGTTGGCAACCAGTGCTGGCGCCCAGGAAACATTTGAACTTGATGATATTATAATATCTGGGGGAAATAATCCGGTTTCCTCCGCGCATATCGCAACGCCACACAGCATTATATCACAACAAGATATCGTAGAAGCAACAGATAAAAACATTGCGCAACTCCTGAGAGCCATACCTGGCCTAAATGTTAGCAGTACTGGCAGCGCCACCAACCAAGTTAGAATAAGAGGAGGAGAAGGAAACCACATTTTAGTTCTGATTGACGGGATAGAAGCTGGCGGCGGTGCGGATGACGAATATTACTTCTCTGGCATTTCTGCCTCACAGGTTGAGAGGATAGAAATCATGAGGGGACCTCAGACCGTGTTCTTTGGTCCATCGGCCTCATCAGGAGTGATAAACATCATAACGAAAGCTCCATCAAGGGAACAGTTTACAGCTTTAGAAATGAGCGCGGGCAAACAGAACTTTATTGATTTCAGCCAAAACTTTTTAATTGGAAAAACTCAAGCCCTAATTTCTGCAAGCATTGAAGAAGATCAGGGCCACGATGCTTCGTATTTAAATGGCGACAAAGATGGCATAAAAAGAGACACACTCCGATGGCGTTCAAACAGCACAACGGATAACGGCACGGATATAAAATTCAATCTCCGTATCGCCAACGAAACCTATGATTATGACGGGGTTGACTATACTCCTCAATCACACCTCGATTACGTAATTGACAAACCATACACCGGCAAACGAGACGAAATGCTCGGCGGGCTTAACATAAAAAGGTTGTTTAATGGTGGTCGCTCGTCGCATGAACTAAGCCTCAGAAGCACTCAATACAAGAGTTCAATAGATGAAAATGGTGTACGCACTGCGACCGCCAATATCACCAGCTGGACCATGAAATACCATCTTCACAGATCCTTCCAGGGAGGCAGCCTGAATGAAGCAACCACAAGTGGTTCATTTATTGTTGAAAAATCTACAGACAAAAATAATTTGGCTCCCGCCCTCAAGCGAGAGCCAATTGCTTTTGGTCTTGAATTTAGACACCGATTTCCAGACGCAACCTCGCTACAAGCGGGATATCGGTCAGAAAGTAGTGAGCAGTTCGCAACTGCAAAAACATGGAAACTGGCTGCATTGAAGCCGCTATCTGACAACACCACGATAACGTTCGACTCAGGCACTGGCGTAGTAAACCCAAGTTATTGTGAAATTTACGGAGGGCCCGCTTGTTATGACACGACCGGCAACCCTAATTTAAAGCCAGAGAAGAATCTCAGTTATTCCCTTGGCGTGAAGCAAGGATTCTCATTAGCCAAAAGCACACTCAAAATCACAGCATTCAAAGAAACCCTTACCGATGAAATAAAAGCGGGGCCTTGGCCAGCCTATTTCCCAACAAACTTATCGGGAAAAAGTAACAGGCATGGCGTGGAGTTAGAGTTTCAAGCATATCCATCTGAAAAAACATCAGTCCATTCAAACTATACCTATGTTATTTCGCGAGACGCTAATAAGGAAATAGAGGTTCGCCGTCCACGGCACGAATTGTTCATAAGAGGCCAGTATTTTTGGGGTGCTAACGACGGCATAATAGAACTGAACTTAAAAAATATTGCTGGAAATCGTGACATTTATCCAACAGACTACGCGTCCCAAAAAATGCCCGACTACACTATTTTCGGCCTGAAATCATCCTGGAATTTTAATGGTATTAGGTTTGGTGCAGGAATATCAAACCTGTTTGACGGCAATAGTTCAGACACATGGGGTTACCGCAATCCAGGGCGATCCTTCCACCTAACAGCTGCTTCAAGATGGTAG
- a CDS encoding DUF2842 domain-containing protein: protein MTRWRHLTVAIGLVPALTIYVGLVMQIADMVTDIHMFFDFLFYLIAGLAWIPAASRVVGWLARHESH from the coding sequence ATGACACGTTGGCGGCATTTGACCGTTGCAATTGGGCTTGTGCCGGCATTGACTATCTATGTCGGTTTGGTGATGCAGATTGCAGATATGGTAACCGATATTCATATGTTTTTTGATTTTCTGTTTTATCTCATCGCGGGACTGGCATGGATACCGGCAGCCAGTAGGGTTGTCGGCTGGTTGGCGAGACATGAAAGTCATTAA
- a CDS encoding SprT-like domain-containing protein: protein MFRRRITDFFERAAHANNPAAPTAETKAALEPDQAVYRPLGDAIETATELMQQYGLTGWRVKLDHARRRAGQCDYNTKVISLSRLYVRNADKAHIRDTILHEIAHALVGPHHGHDAVWRQKAREIGCTATRCHTLSFSRARWIMQCPNGCFSIERHRRKSGLVCAKCKTAVSFIPREAALNGKAATCSDAE from the coding sequence ATGTTTAGGCGGCGTATTACGGATTTTTTTGAGCGCGCCGCACATGCCAATAATCCTGCCGCGCCAACAGCCGAAACCAAAGCCGCGCTGGAACCTGATCAGGCGGTGTATCGCCCGCTAGGAGACGCAATTGAGACTGCCACAGAATTGATGCAACAATATGGGCTGACCGGTTGGCGGGTTAAGTTGGATCATGCGCGTCGTCGCGCTGGACAATGCGATTACAATACCAAGGTTATTTCCCTGTCGCGGCTTTACGTCCGCAATGCTGATAAAGCGCATATCCGCGATACAATCCTGCATGAAATCGCACATGCACTTGTTGGGCCGCACCATGGGCATGATGCGGTCTGGCGTCAAAAAGCGCGTGAAATAGGCTGCACTGCCACGCGCTGTCATACGCTAAGCTTCTCTCGCGCGCGGTGGATTATGCAATGTCCAAATGGTTGTTTTTCTATAGAGCGCCACCGGCGTAAATCAGGTCTTGTTTGTGCCAAATGCAAAACTGCAGTTAGTTTTATTCCGCGAGAAGCGGCGCTGAATGGTAAGGCTGCAACATGCAGTGATGCCGAGTAG
- the raiA gene encoding ribosome-associated translation inhibitor RaiA, with protein sequence MQISISGKNMDTGLAFKEHAHVSLNNVVEKYFHNAVSGNVTLEKADSGFTVKTRVMLSRRMELEATGRAADAHAALDAAIEHAEKRLRRHKRRLKNHRGALTHAEEDDIDIARMAVYAGAAQLPEMGVEEDDLLPVVAEMSYDIEVLTVEQAVMRLELGGTNMLMFRNAGHFGLNVVHIRDDGSIGWIDPRGARRLATPS encoded by the coding sequence ATGCAAATTAGTATCTCTGGAAAAAATATGGATACAGGGCTTGCTTTTAAGGAGCATGCACATGTTTCCCTAAACAATGTTGTCGAAAAATACTTTCACAATGCCGTAAGCGGCAACGTAACTTTGGAAAAGGCTGATTCGGGTTTCACGGTTAAAACCCGTGTGATGCTATCACGCCGAATGGAGCTCGAGGCAACCGGTCGAGCGGCTGACGCGCATGCGGCACTTGACGCAGCGATCGAACATGCTGAAAAGAGGTTGCGGCGGCATAAAAGACGACTGAAAAATCACCGTGGTGCACTTACTCATGCCGAAGAGGATGATATTGATATTGCGCGGATGGCGGTTTACGCCGGTGCGGCTCAATTGCCCGAAATGGGAGTGGAAGAGGATGACCTTTTGCCGGTGGTTGCTGAAATGTCATATGACATTGAGGTGCTGACCGTTGAGCAGGCGGTTATGCGGCTTGAACTTGGTGGAACGAATATGCTGATGTTCCGTAATGCTGGCCATTTTGGCCTGAATGTTGTGCATATTCGCGATGATGGCTCAATCGGCTGGATTGACCCGCGTGGTGCGCGGCGGCTGGCTACGCCTTCCTAG